The DNA sequence CGATCTGGCAGTTGAACTCTCGACCGATGGCCTGCTTCTGCTCCGCGGTCGAAACCACCGTGGGCGATGGGTAAACCTTGGCGATGTCGAATCCGGGCAGGAGTCGGAGGTAATTGATCAGGGCCTCCGAGCTGTAATCCTGGACGATGATGATTTGACCGCGTGCCATTTGCGGGGACAACGCCCCGGCGAATCCGGCCAGGATCACCTGGCTGACCTCGAAATGCTTCAAGACCGATTCGGTTCCCCGGGCCGAAAGTTCGGGCCCCATCCCGATCACGGCCAAAACGACCGAGGCCCGGCCCAGCTTTCCCTCGTGGACCGTGATGTGGTCAACCACGCGTGTACTGCGATGACTCAACGCACCGAGGAAATCCTTGGCTTCGTATTCGGTGGGAAAAAGGACGGCGATCATGGCAAGTTCAGGAGACCGGGGAAATGGCGCCGCGCGCCCGGAGGAGTTGGCGGAATTCCGACAAGGCGATCATGGGCCAGTTGGTCCGGTAGAGGTCGTATTTTAGGTAGAAGACGCAGGGAAATCCGGTCCCGGTGATGTAGTCCTCGCGCCAACTGCCGTCCTCGCTTTGGGTGGCGGAAAGGTATTGCACGGCGCGGACCACGCTGGCACGGGCCGGTTCCTGAAAGACCAGCATCCCCATCAAGGCCCATGCCGTCTGCGAGGGCGTGCTCGGCCCCTGACCCTTGAGACGCGCATCGTCGTAAGACGCGCACGTTTCACCCCATCCGCCATCGGGGTTCTGACAGGACTCCAGCCAGTCGCGAGCGCGCACGATCCAGTCCTGGTTCATGTCCTCGCCGATGTAATACAATCCGCGCAGGGCCTGCCAGGTGCCGTAGACATAATTGACCCCCCAACGACCCCACCACGAACCATCCTCCTCCTGGGTTTGACGGAGGTAGCGGATGGCCTTCTGCAGGAACTTTTCCTTTTTGTTGAAGCCGTATCTGCCAAAACACTCGAGCACGCGGGCGGTGATGTCACTGCACGGCGGATCGAGGATGGCCTTGTGGTCGGCGAAGGGCACATGGTCGAGCCACTTCTTGGTCACGTCCTTGTCGAAAGCCGCGTAACCACCGTTTTTGCACTGGAAACTGGCGGCCCAGGGCAGGGCCCGCTGGATGGCCTCCAGTTTCGCCTTCTCGTCGGTGGCCTCGATCATCCGCAGGGCCAGGAGGATCTTCACCGTGTCGTCGACGTCGGGGTAATACTTGTTGTTGTATTCAAAAGCCCAGCCGCTGGGCTCGCCCTTGTAGCGGTTCTTGACCGCCCAATCACCCTTGAACCGCACTTCGTTGCGCACCAAGTAATCGGCGGCTTTGACCAGTTGGGGGTCGTTTTTCGGGACCCCGGAACTGGCCAGGGCCACGCTGGTGATGGCGGTGTCCCAGATCGGGGAAAAGCAGGGCTGGAACCGGTAATCGTCTTTTTCTTTGTCGAAGACTTCGAAGTCGTAGAAGTGTTTCTCGTTCTTTTTGACCAGCGGGTGATCGTCGGGGTAGCCTAGACAACGCAGGGCAATGAGGGTGTTGAGGATGCTGGGGAAGATCGCGCCGATCCCATCGGAACCCTCGCCGCAACGCGCCACCATCCAATCCTCGGCCTTTTTCAGGGCGCAGGCCCGGAAAGGCTTCCAGGGAATGGCTTCGACCATCTTGAGGATGCGGTCGACGAGAAGGAAAAGGTTGCGGAGCGTGAACCACTTCTTGTCCCGGGGGAGCGAAAAGTCCTGGCCCTCCGTTCCATAGGGGTAGAGTTCATGGAGTTGTTTCTCCGGAGGGAGGAGCTTGGTCGGACGGAAGTGGTTGATGACGGCCAGCGGCACGAACATGTTCCGCGTCCACGACGACAATTCGTAAATATTGAAGAAAAACCAATTGGGCAGGAGCATGGCCTCGGCTGGAATGGTGGGCAGATACTTCCAGGGAAACTGGCCAATGAGGGCCAGGTAAAGCTTCCCGTAGGTGTTCATCTTGGGAATTCCCCCCAGTCGCAGGATGGTGGCGTGGGCCTTCTTCATCACCGCATCGTCCGGGCTGAAGCCGGCCATCTTGAGGGCGAAGTAACACTTCACCGAGGCGTTGATTTCACTCGGTCCGCCATGATAGGTGGTCCACCCCCCGTCGGGCAACTGGCGGTCGAGGATGTGCTTCACGATCCGGGCCTGGCGTTCCATGTTGATTTCCCCGCGCCAATACTCCAGCAGCAGGACGTCGCAGACCAGGGTGGTGTCCACGATGAGTTCGCCGATCCAGTGTCCGTCCTCCTTCTGCAGGCTTCGCAGGTAGGTCTGGGTGCGGGCGATGGCCTGGTCGACCTTGGCCGCCAGGGACGGTTCAACTTGCAACTTGAGGTGGTGCTGGCCCAGGGTGAACGTGCTCACCGAGGACTGGGTATCACTGCTGGACATGGGGCGAAACACTATCCAAGCCAGTCCGTCCGTCAATGGCGCAACCCGGGCGGGCCCTCAACCCCGGGCTTTGCTTTTGCGCCGGCCGCCCCGCGCGTAGGTCACCGCGGCCCCCGGTTTGCCCGGCGAGGTCACCGTGGCCGGCAGGCCCAGGGTCTTCTTCAGGTCGAGGATCTGGTCGCGCAGCAAAGCCGCCTTCTCGAACTCCAGCTTCGAGGAGGCTCCCACCATTTCGTCCTCCAGCTCTTTCAGGACCGCCACCGCGTCCTGGTCCCCCGCTCCTTTCCGGACCACGGCCTCTTCCACTGCCCGGCCCTTGAGCACGGTCTGGAGGCTTTCCTGGATGCCCCGGCGGACGGACTGCGGGGTGATGTGGTGTTCCCGGTTGAAGGCAATCTGCCGCGTCCGGCGGTATTCCGTCACCTCCAGGAGCCGCTTGATCGAACGGGTGAGGATATCGGCGAAGAGCACCACATGTCCGTTGATATGTCGCGCGGCCCGGCCCGCCGTCTGGATCAGCGAGGTCTCGGAACGCAGGTAACCTTCCTTGTCCGCATCGAGTATGCAGACCAGGGAAACCTCCGGCAGGTCGAGTCCCTCCCGCAGCAGGTTGATTCCGACCAGGATGTCGAATTCACCCGCCCGGAGATTGCGCAGGATCTCCACCCGTTCGATGGCGTCCACCTCGGAATGCAGATACTGGACCTTCAATCCGGCCTCGCGCAGATAATCGGTCAAATCTTCCGCTGTCCGCTTGGTCAGCGTGGTCACCAGGACGCGTTCGCCCCGGGCGATGCGCTCGCGGGCCAGGCCGATGGTTTCGTCGATCTGACCCTTGAGGGGTTTGACTGTGATCAGTGGATCGATCAACCCGGTCGGACGGATCACCTGCTCGACCGTCGGTCCGCCCGCTGCCTTGAGTTCATAGGGTCCCGGGGTGGCGGAAACATAAACGGTCTGCTTCATCAGTGCTTCGAACTCGGGAAAATTCAACGGACGGTTGTCCAAAGCCGAGGGCAGGCGGAACCCGTGCTCCACCAGCACGGTCTTGCGCGCCCGGTCCCCCGCATACATGCCGCCGATTTGCGGCACGGTGGCATGCGACTCATCGATGATGAGGAGCGTATCCTCGGGAAAAAAGTCGATCAGGGTGTAAGGCCGTGCCCCCGGCGGCCGCCCGCTGAGGTGGCGTGAATAATTTTCGATCCCGGGACAGAAACCCATTTCCTGCATCAGGTCGATGTCGTAGGCCGTGCGCATCTTGATCCGCTGGGCCTCCAGCAAACGCCCCTCCTTCTCGAAGAGCCGGATGCGTTCTTCCAACTCGGTCTGGATGTCGTTGATCGCGCGGCGCATCTTGTCCGCGGGGGTGATGAAGTGCTTGGCCGGAAAAACCGTCACTTCCCGCAATGATTCCAAGGTGTCACCGGTCAGGATGTCGAAACGCGTGATCCGGTCGATCTCATCGCCAAAAAACTCGATGCGCAGGGCGTCTTCGGTGTAGGCCGGGCACAGCTCGACGACATCACCCCGGACCCGGAACTGGCCACGCTCGAGCGTGACCGGGTTGCGCTCATAGAGGATTTCGACCAAACGGGCCAGGAATGCGTCCCGCCCGGCCTGCTGGCCGACCGCAAGGGGCATGACCATGCCCTTGTAGTCCTCCGGCGAACCGAGGCCGTAGATGCAGCTGACACTGGCCACCACGATGGTGTCGCGGCGCGTCAGCAGCGAACTGGTCGCGGACAAACGCAAACGCTCGATCTCCTCGTTGATACTGGAATCCTTCTCGATGTAGGTGTCGGTCCTGGGGATGTAGGCCTCGGGCTGGTAGTAGTCGAAGTAGCTGACGAAATATTCAACGGCGTTTTCGGGGAAGAAGGATTTGAATTCGCTGTAGAGCTGGGCGGCGAGTGTTTTGTTGTGGGAAATGATCAGGGTCGGGCGCTGGAGTTGCTGGATGACATTGGCCATGGTGAAGGTCTTGCCCGAGCCGGTGACGCCGACGAGCACACTGTGCTTCTCCCCGGCCCGGATGTTGCGGACCAATCCCTCGATGGCCCGGGGTTGGTCACCCATCGGGGCGTAGGAGGATTGCAGTCGGAAGTCCATATGCGGAAGAACAAGGTAAACGATCCCGGACGGACAACAAGGTCGCTGGCGGGATTCCGGCTTTAGCCCGGTCCCAAGGCAGATCCCCGGAACGGGCTATTCGTCCTCTGCGCCGGCGGTTGTGTCACGCCATCCGCAAAGGCCTCGTTTGGTCGTTTCGGCAAACTGCACCAACAGGTCGATGTCGGCGTGTTGCAGGTCGGCATCGACGCGGATCGCTTCGAGCGCCTGGGTCCGGTTCAGGGGGGAATGGCAAAGCAACTCCACCGCACGAAGGATGCGGCGACGGCGGGCATCGTCAAAACCGTTGCGGCGGAGTCCAACCTTGTTCAAACCCGAAAGCGTGTTGGTGTGGGTGGCCATGCAATAGGGCGGGACGTCCCTTCCCAGTCGGGTCAGACCCCGGATCATGGCATAGGCCCCGATGCGGGTGAACTGGTGCACCACCGCGGCCCCACCGACAAAGGCCCGGGCCCCGACCTCGACGTAACCGGCAAGCAGGACGTTGTTGACCAAAATAACGTGGTCCTCCAAGCGGCAATTGTGGGCCACGTGAGAACCCGCCATGAGGTAGCAGTTTCTGCCGATCCACGTGCGCGTGCCTTCCTGGGTCCCGCGATGGACGGTCACGTACTCGCGGATGACGGTGTCGTCCCCGATCTCGGTGGCACTGGCCGCCCCCCGGTAGGCCAGATCCTGGGGATCACCCCCGATGAGTGCTCCCACCCCCACCTTGACCCGTGACCCAAGGACGGTCTTTCCGGTCAGGAAAGCGCGGGGGCCGATTGAACAACCAGGCCCGAGGACCACCCCCGCCCCGATGATGGCGTCGGGGCCGACGACACATCCGTCCCCCAGAATGGCTTGTGGGTCCACCATGGCACGGGGATGAATGTCCATAAACGCCTAATCGACACGGATTTCAAGCGGTCGGCAATCTGAAAATACCAGCGCCATCGGCCGTGAACTTGTGGTTAGAGCTAAGGTTCCCTGTTCAAGAATCATCCGCACATCGAACGCATCTCGAAGATGGGCCCGCGGATCAACCTTCCAGTTATTTACTAATTCGTAACAAAACCCCGTTCCCTTAGCATGGAAAATGCTTTTCAACACACTCATGAAGCTTCCCATGTCGGTTTTCTTGGTCTTGGCGCTGACCTTTGCCACCTCTTCCATCTTGGAAGCCGGCAGCACGATCGTCGGATCCCCCTCACCGCAATCACCCGCGGTTTCCGAGGCTCTGGCCGAGTGCCAGGCCAAGTGCGACTGCTTGGGCAAGGACTTGGAAACGGCCAAGGCGGAGATTGCCCGGCTGACCGCACTGCTGGCCGAGAAAGACGCACGTATTCTTGCCTTGGAAGAGGAAAACACCCGGCTCAAACAGCCGCAGCCCCCCGCCCCCGCCGCAGAACCGGCAAAGCCTCCGTTTCCCGCCTGGCTACCCTGGCTCCTCATCGTCATCGCCGCCATCATCGGTTTCGTGATCGGACGGGGCTCCGCGGGCGGGACCGGCAGCACCAAGTAACCCGGCCTCTTCCAAGGCCACCCGCCGGGATACTCAAAGGTTCATCAAAGGTTCAAAGGTAGCCGGCTTCCTTGAAACTGTAATAGCCCGCACGCTGCGCGGTGGGTTTTCCCAGAATGATGTGGTCGACCAGATGGACCTGCATCGTCCGGGCCGCTTCTTTCAGGCGGAGGGTGAAGTCCAAATCCGCATTGCTCGGTGAGGGATCTCCGCTGGGGTGGTTGTGCACCAGCACGATGCCATAGGCCCGGTTCAGGATCGCCACTTCCAGGACATCCCGCGGGTGGGCCGTGGTTTCATTGACCGTGCCCCGGCTGATTTCTTTTTGTTCCTTGAGGTGCAACTTCGCGTTCAGGCACAACACCCGCAAGCTTTCGTAGTCCAATTGCCGCATCTCATCCCCGAGGCAGGCCTGGACCAGGGAGGGGCGGTCCATGGGAATTTCTGTGTGCAGCGATTTGGAAAAGCGCCCGGCCAGTTCGAAAGCCGCCTTGATGTGGGTGGCCTTGGCCGGGCCGATACCCTTGATCCGGGCCAGCTCCCGCACATCGGCCCGGGCCAGCCGGTCCAAGGTCTGGTACTGGACCAGCATTTGCTCGGCCAATTGCAGGACCGAGGTCCCTTTCAAACCGGTATTGAGCAGGATGGCCAGCAATTCCGCCGTCCGCAGGCTTTCAGCCCCCCGGTTCCACAACCGCTCGCGCGGCTTTTCTCCTTCGGGGAGTTCTCGGATCAGGCTCACGTTCAGCGACAATATAGGGTTTTACCTTGCCTTGCAACATCGGAGGGATGTGGGCGGTGAGGATGGCGTCATTGGCCTCATAGGTGACGGCGGTGACCCGTCCGGTGCGGTAAAGTTCGGCGATGAGGGCGGATTCGGATTGGGGGATGCGCAGGCGCATTTCCATCCGCCAAGCCCGGAGCATCCCCTCCAGCTCCGCATGGAGTTGGTCGATCCCCTGCCCGGAGAGGGCGGAAACGGCCACCGCGTGCGGGTATTCCTGGATCGTCCGCTCGATGTTTCCGGACAACTCCAGGCGGTCAATCTTGTTGAACACCAGAAGGGTTTGCTTGGCATCGGCCCCGAGCTGCTTGAGCACCTGCTCCACCGCCTCCATTTGATCCTTGAACAGGGGATAGCTGGAGTCGACGACATGGATCAACACATCGGCTTCCTGTACCTCCTCGAGGGTGGCGCGGAAAGAATCGACGAGATGGTGGGGCAGTTTCTGGAGAAATCCGACGGTGTCGGTCAGGAGCACTTGTTGCTGGTTGGGAAGATAAAAGCTGCGCACCGTCGGATCCAGCGTAGCGAAGAGCTGGTCGGCGGCGTAGATGTCGGAATCCGTCAGGCGGTTGAGCAGGGTGGACTTACCGGCGTTGGTGTAACCCACCAGCGCGCAGATGGGCCAGTGGTTGCGG is a window from the Candidatus Methylacidiphilales bacterium genome containing:
- the hflX gene encoding GTPase HflX, with translation MIEVEPVDGPERALLVALETPEDSRSRIDESLKELGELVRSAGGVVVDQVVQRLERPTAPFYIGKGKAEEAAKLVKRHNIQSIVFDDELSPAQARNLEKLFTKKVLDRTQLILDIFAQRARTREGKLQIELAQLQYLLPRLTRMWTHLSRQSGGIGTRGPGETQLEVDRRRVQERLARLERDLEEVRKHRTIQREGRRRNHWPICALVGYTNAGKSTLLNRLTDSDIYAADQLFATLDPTVRSFYLPNQQQVLLTDTVGFLQKLPHHLVDSFRATLEEVQEADVLIHVVDSSYPLFKDQMEAVEQVLKQLGADAKQTLLVFNKIDRLELSGNIERTIQEYPHAVAVSALSGQGIDQLHAELEGMLRAWRMEMRLRIPQSESALIAELYRTGRVTAVTYEANDAILTAHIPPMLQGKVKPYIVAEREPDPRTPRRRKAARAVVEPGG
- the radC gene encoding DNA repair protein RadC; its protein translation is MSLIRELPEGEKPRERLWNRGAESLRTAELLAILLNTGLKGTSVLQLAEQMLVQYQTLDRLARADVRELARIKGIGPAKATHIKAAFELAGRFSKSLHTEIPMDRPSLVQACLGDEMRQLDYESLRVLCLNAKLHLKEQKEISRGTVNETTAHPRDVLEVAILNRAYGIVLVHNHPSGDPSPSNADLDFTLRLKEAARTMQVHLVDHIILGKPTAQRAGYYSFKEAGYL
- the shc gene encoding squalene--hopene cyclase, which gives rise to MSSSDTQSSVSTFTLGQHHLKLQVEPSLAAKVDQAIARTQTYLRSLQKEDGHWIGELIVDTTLVCDVLLLEYWRGEINMERQARIVKHILDRQLPDGGWTTYHGGPSEINASVKCYFALKMAGFSPDDAVMKKAHATILRLGGIPKMNTYGKLYLALIGQFPWKYLPTIPAEAMLLPNWFFFNIYELSSWTRNMFVPLAVINHFRPTKLLPPEKQLHELYPYGTEGQDFSLPRDKKWFTLRNLFLLVDRILKMVEAIPWKPFRACALKKAEDWMVARCGEGSDGIGAIFPSILNTLIALRCLGYPDDHPLVKKNEKHFYDFEVFDKEKDDYRFQPCFSPIWDTAITSVALASSGVPKNDPQLVKAADYLVRNEVRFKGDWAVKNRYKGEPSGWAFEYNNKYYPDVDDTVKILLALRMIEATDEKAKLEAIQRALPWAASFQCKNGGYAAFDKDVTKKWLDHVPFADHKAILDPPCSDITARVLECFGRYGFNKKEKFLQKAIRYLRQTQEEDGSWWGRWGVNYVYGTWQALRGLYYIGEDMNQDWIVRARDWLESCQNPDGGWGETCASYDDARLKGQGPSTPSQTAWALMGMLVFQEPARASVVRAVQYLSATQSEDGSWREDYITGTGFPCVFYLKYDLYRTNWPMIALSEFRQLLRARGAISPVS
- the lpxA gene encoding acyl-ACP--UDP-N-acetylglucosamine O-acyltransferase; protein product: MDIHPRAMVDPQAILGDGCVVGPDAIIGAGVVLGPGCSIGPRAFLTGKTVLGSRVKVGVGALIGGDPQDLAYRGAASATEIGDDTVIREYVTVHRGTQEGTRTWIGRNCYLMAGSHVAHNCRLEDHVILVNNVLLAGYVEVGARAFVGGAAVVHQFTRIGAYAMIRGLTRLGRDVPPYCMATHTNTLSGLNKVGLRRNGFDDARRRRILRAVELLCHSPLNRTQALEAIRVDADLQHADIDLLVQFAETTKRGLCGWRDTTAGAEDE
- the uvrB gene encoding excinuclease ABC subunit UvrB — protein: MDFRLQSSYAPMGDQPRAIEGLVRNIRAGEKHSVLVGVTGSGKTFTMANVIQQLQRPTLIISHNKTLAAQLYSEFKSFFPENAVEYFVSYFDYYQPEAYIPRTDTYIEKDSSINEEIERLRLSATSSLLTRRDTIVVASVSCIYGLGSPEDYKGMVMPLAVGQQAGRDAFLARLVEILYERNPVTLERGQFRVRGDVVELCPAYTEDALRIEFFGDEIDRITRFDILTGDTLESLREVTVFPAKHFITPADKMRRAINDIQTELEERIRLFEKEGRLLEAQRIKMRTAYDIDLMQEMGFCPGIENYSRHLSGRPPGARPYTLIDFFPEDTLLIIDESHATVPQIGGMYAGDRARKTVLVEHGFRLPSALDNRPLNFPEFEALMKQTVYVSATPGPYELKAAGGPTVEQVIRPTGLIDPLITVKPLKGQIDETIGLARERIARGERVLVTTLTKRTAEDLTDYLREAGLKVQYLHSEVDAIERVEILRNLRAGEFDILVGINLLREGLDLPEVSLVCILDADKEGYLRSETSLIQTAGRAARHINGHVVLFADILTRSIKRLLEVTEYRRTRQIAFNREHHITPQSVRRGIQESLQTVLKGRAVEEAVVRKGAGDQDAVAVLKELEDEMVGASSKLEFEKAALLRDQILDLKKTLGLPATVTSPGKPGAAVTYARGGRRKSKARG